In the Corvus cornix cornix isolate S_Up_H32 chromosome 18, ASM73873v5, whole genome shotgun sequence genome, one interval contains:
- the CACNG5 gene encoding voltage-dependent calcium channel gamma-5 subunit codes for MLLGMSACSRKALTLLSSVFAVCGLGLLGISVSTDYWLYLEEGIVQPQNQTAEIKLSLHSGLWRVCFLAGEERGRCFTIEYVMPMNIQLTSESTINVLKMIRSATPFPLVSLFFMFIGFILSNIGHIRPHRTILAFVSGIFFILSGLSLVVGLVLYISSINDEMLNRTKDSESFFNYKYGWSFAFSAISFLLTESAGVMSVYLFMKRYTAEDLYRPHPGFYRPRLSNCSDYSGQFLHPDTWGRGRSPSDISSEASLQMNSNYPALLKCPDYDQMSSSPC; via the exons ATGCTGTTGGGAATGAGCGCCTGCAGCAGGAAGGCGCTGACCCTGCTCAGCAGCGTGTTCGCCGTCTGCGGCCTCGGCCTCCTGGGCATCTCCGTCAGCACTGATTACTGGCTCTACCTGGAGGAGGGCATCGTCCAGCCCCAAAACCAGACAGCCGAGATCAAGCTGTCGctgcactcagggctctggagGGTCTGCTTTCTGGCAG GTGAGGAGCGTGGCCGGTGCTTCACCATCGAATATGTGATGCCCATGAACATCCAGCTGACATCTGAATCCACAATCAATGTCCTGA agaTGATCCGCTCAGccacccccttccctctggTCAGCCTCTTCTTCATGTTCATCGGCTTCATCCTGAGCAACATTGGCCACATCCGGCCTCACAGGACCATCCTCGCCTTCGTCTCAGGGATATTCTTCATCCTGTCAG GTCTGTCACTGGTGGTGGGGCTGGTCCTCTACATATCCAGCATTAATGACGAGATGCTCAACAGGACCAAGGACTCGGAGTCGTTCTTCAATTACAAATATGGGTGGTCCTTTGCCTTCTCTGCCATCTCGTTCCTTCTCACAGAG AGTGCCGGGGTGATGTCTGTGTACCTGTTCATGAAGCGCTACACGGCCGAGGACCTCTACCGACCCCACCCTGGCTTCTACCGGCCCCGCTTGAGCAACTGCTCCGACTACTCAGGGCAGTTCCTGCACCCAGACACGTGGGGACGGGGCCGCAGCCCCTCGGACATCTCCAGCGAGGCGTCCCTGCAGATGAACAGTAACTACCCAGCCCTGCTCAAGTGCCCCGACTATGACCAGATGTCCTCGTCCCCCTGCTga